The Bacillus sp. FJAT-27916 genomic interval TGCCGGGGAATTCGGCTATATGATAATGGAAGGCTATCTCGGTTCCAACCCAGTCGAAACCTATAGTTCCTTAGCGGCAGTAGGCGGATTGATTAAACAGGTTGCTAAGAGAAAGGATCTTGAACCCGAAGCCCTGACAGGCAAGATAATCTTTGAAATGGCTGAAAAGGGAGACGTGGATGTACAGGACGAAATTGATAAATTTATGCGTCGCCTCGCGGTCGGCATCTATAATCTACAGTTCATCCTCGACCCGGAGAAAATCTTGATTGGAGGGGCGATCAGTCATCGTGAGGGCTTTATCGAGGAAATCAATGAAACCTTACAGCAAATGAAATATGAGTCAGAGGGTTTAACGGTTAAAGTGGAACGATGTCAGTTTGGCAATGACTCTAATTTAATTGGAGCATTGCATCACTTTCTGCAGCGTCAGAAGGAATTTCCATTGATTTCGGAAGATGTTGAGCAGATCTTGTAAGTGATAATGGAGCAAAAGGAAGGGAGAATACTTATTTATGCATAAAAAAAAGAAACCGTTTCCGACGGACTTTTTATGGGGGGCAGCCTCTGCTGCCTATCAAGTTGAAGGTGCATGGAATATAGATGGAAAAGGCGTCAGCAATTGGGATCAATTCGTTCGTATTCCTGGTAAGACATTTAAGGGAACGACAGGAGATGTGGCAGTAGACCATTATCATCGCTATAAGGAAGATGTTCGTTTAATGGCAGAAATGGGCTTGAAGGCCTATCGATTTTCTGTTTCCTGGCCGCGTATTTTTCCTGATGGACGAGGCGAGGTGAATGAGCAGGGCATCGCCTTTTATGATGACCTCATTAATGAATTGCTTCATTATCAAATTGAGCCTATTCTGACTTTGTATCATTGGGATCTGCCGCAGGCTCTTCAGGACGAATACGGCGGCTGGGAATCTCGCAGAATTATTGAGGATTTCACGAATTATAGCGTGGAATGTTTCAAGCGCTTCGGCGATCGTGTGAAGTATTGGGTCAGTTTAAATGAACAAAATATCTTTACAAGCCATGGCTATAATGAAGGCTCCCATCCGCCTGGTCTAAAAGACACGAAGCTGTTTTATCAGGTGAATCATCACGCAAACCTTGCCAATGCCAGTGCCATCAAGGCATTCAGACAGTATGTACCAGATGGCCAGATTGGTCCTAGCTTCGCTTACTCTCCAGCCTATCCAGCATCATCTAGGCCGCAGGATATACTGGCAGCTGAAAATGCGGAGGATTTAAACAGCCATTGGTGGATGGATATTTATACATGGGGGAAATATCCGCAGGCCGCGTGGAACTACCTGGTTGAGGAAGGCCTTGCGCCTGAAGTGGAAGAAGGCGACTTTGTACTCTTAAGAGAAGGCAAGCCAGATTTCATGGGATTAAACTATTACCAAAGCACAACCTTTGAAGTGAACACGCTGGAAGAAGGAGTAGGCGCCGGTGAAATGAATACGACCGGCATTAAAGGGACATCAACGGATTCAGGTATCCCCGGCTTGTTCAAAACGACGAAGAATCCGAACCTAGAGCGTACGAACTGGGATTGGAATATTGACCCGCAAGGATTAAGGGTGGCCCTTCGCCGGATCACGAACCGATATGACCTGCCGATTTTGATTAGTGAGAATGGTCTCGGTGAATTCGATCAGGTAGAGGAAAACGACACGATTCATGATGATTATCGAGTTGAATACCTGAAAGCTCATATTGAAGCCATTCAGGATGCCATTTCAGACGGAGTAGACATGCTTGGCTATTGTGTTTGGTCTTTCACGGATCTGCTAAGCTGGCTGAACGGTTTTCAAAAACGCTATGGGTTCGTTTATGTCAATCAGCATGAAGAAGGCACTCATGACCTGCGGCGCATCAAAAAGGACAGCTTCTATTGGTACAAAAAAGTGATTGAATCGAATGGAATCTAGGGAGCGGAGAATTATTGTATGACTGCCTAATACGTTACCATGGATGATTGTTTTAAGTTAACGGACTTCCATATATGTAGGTTCCTCCTAAGTTTAAAAACGAGGAGGAACCTTTTATGTAATCATTTCTTCAATCGTTCAAGTGAAATTTTCTTTAATTCATCCTTGACCTTGCTGAACTTTAGTTGTTTATACGAACGTGACTGAAGTTTAGGAAATGCCTGCAAAATTCTTTTATGCTGAGCGTTTGTTGTGTTTAGAAGTAAGCTGATTCGCGCCTCCATCTGTTTTATCCGGTGTGCTAGTTCAATAGAGAATTCCTCTTTCCTTTGGTTAAACTCTTCGTCTATCAAATATTTATTCTTCTCAAACTCTCCTTTAATATCCTCCAGTAATTGATACACCTCTTGGACTTTTTTTCGTAAATCCACAAAAGAGCTGATGGTGGTGATGAAATCAACCATCAATACCGTGAACAATAACCAAACGACGGTTTGAAGTGTGTATTCTGGCAGTGAACGAATGGCCTGTTGCATGGCTGGATGAATGATAAAAATCAATGCGACCGACAATAACCCAAATAAGGTGGAGTTTTTCAGACAGACGCGGCCATTCAGGTTAAAGGCATACGTAGAATAATCCCATAATCGCAGCTTGAATATCCGTTCAAGCAGATAGCTGGTGATATATTCTATTAAACTGGCCGCTATTGCTCCGAAAAGAAATGTAAGCCATACATTTGTATGAAAGGGTTCTAAGAAAAATAGAACAGCTATTGCTCCACAGCCATATATCGGACAGACTGGCCCAGATAAAAATCCTCTATTAACAAAGTGTTTCTCCTGAGAAGAGCAATACACCACTTCACATACCCAGCCTAAGAAGCTATAGAGTAAAAAGTAGGCCATAATAATAGAAAACATAAACTCATCCTTCCCTGTCATTTTTGAATGTTTAGAAGATTATCTTAATATAATGATAGTACAGGAAATAAATGAGTGGAATCTTTAAGAAAATGTTTCCTTTATTTACGAAGCAATCCACAAATTCAAACGACTACAAGATTTCTCTTTTAGTTTAGTCATCCTCTATGACAAATATCTAATGTCTAGAAAACCATGGGAGACCTCTTTTAGAAGAATTGGACCTGATTTAATGTCATACGTTTGCTTCTGATGTAGTTTTAACGAGATCAACACGTTGTCAAAGCCATAGTTCATACAGTGGAAGATCGTTTTGACTATGGATAAGCAGCGTGGTATTATCCGAACATATTATTAGCTTTGACTCGAGGTAGGTTATGCATAGAAAGGGGGATTAATGGTGAAAACATATTCTATTGGTGAAGTCGCAAAAGAATTAAATCTGACCGTCTATACATTGCGCTATTACGATAAAGAAGGTCTCATGCCTTCTGTGAAGCGCTCTGAGAATGGTACACGTCTGTTTAAATCATCAGATATCGAAGCACTAAGAATCATCGAATGTCTGAAGAATACCGTGATGCCCATTAAGGAAATCAGAACTTTCATAGAGTGGTGTTCGGAAGGGGATACGACGCTGCAGCAAAGGTATGAGATGTTTATAGAACGGAAGGCAGCCGTTGAAGCACAGATGTTAGAACTTCAAAAGACAATGGAAGTCATTGAACACAAATGCTTTTATTATAAGACGGCTTTAAAAGCAGGTACGGAAGACATCCACAAAAAAGAGAAAATCACTATTCCGACGATCAATTAAATCAATGCTGTCTGTCATCCATGAATGAATACATGCGTTTTTTTCTTAGTACGCTTTTCGCCTAAATGTTCATCCATCTAAACCAAATAGAAACGGCAAAGAATTATGAAGTCCAAATGCTATAATAGTAATAGCAAACAATAAACGAGGCGGTGCAATGGATAACCACTATATGTATCAAGAAATAGAAACCCAATCTGCAAAGGAAAAACTCATCACCGGATTCCGTGATTTGGTGCTGAAGAAGAATTTTGAGAAGCTGACAGTGGCAGAAATATGTGAACAGGCGAATGTATCTCGCAAAACCTTTTATACCTATTTTAAGGATAAGAATGACATCATGGAGCAAATTATTTGGCATAGTTTATCGCAGCCATTTGCTGAATTAAGAAAACTATACTCGCTTCATGATTTGGCTCCGACAGTGATCATGGAATGGCTTTATCAACGAATTTACGAGGATCGAGAATTTTACACGAAAATAAGCCGGTTTTCCGGCCAGAATTCATTTGAGGAATTTTTGTTGAAGCATACAACAAGCATGCTGGGAAATGCATTGCGGGATGTCGATTTGGAAGAGGTGGACAAAGAATATACCGTCTATTTTTATGCGGCATCTCATACAACTTTACTGATTAAGTGGATTCGTGACGGAATGGTTGTCTCACCTGAGAAGATGGCATCATTTTATGAAAAATGGACCATCCCGACCTGGCGTGAGATTTGTAAACATACATTAAGGTAACAATTCTGCATGGATGTCACCAATCATGTAACATGCCGATGAAATCAGCAATCGAATAAAGAAAACGCTCTCAATTATAATAGAGATATAGAATGAAAGGGGAGTGATTTTTATGCAATTGGAAGGAAAGCGAATAATTGTAACAGGCGGTGCAAGTGGTATCGGTGCAGGGACAGTTCGAGCCTATGTTCGAGAGGGGGCAATTGTAGCTGCATTAGATATTAATGATGAGGCAGGAAACAAGGTCGTTAGTGAAGCAAATGCACAAGGACCGGGCAGGGCCGTTTATTATCACTGTAATATAAGTAAACCAGAGGAAGTGTTTGCAGTATTTGAACTGGCTGGCAAGGAGATGGGCGGACTGGATGTTTTAGCTCATGTCGCTGGAATTGAGTCATTGAAAAAGGCGGAGGAATATGAGCCTCAAGATATGGACCTCGTTTGGGGCATTAATATCAATGGAACGATTTATGCAAACCAGGCAGCATGTAAGATCATGAAGGAACAGGACGGAGAAGGGGCTATCATCAACTTTGCCTCAGATGTGGCTTTGGCTGGGCAGCCAAACGGGGCGTTATATGCGGCTTCAAAAGGGGCTGTTCTTTCATGGACACGGACCATTGCCTATGAATGGGCGATTCGTTACAATATCCGTTGCAATTGCGTGAATCCAACGATGAAAACACCCATGTACCAAGAATACCTGGACAATCTGGAAGAGGGGGAACGGGCTAAATTCTTGGCCGCTGAGCGCATGAAAGTACCAATGCGGGGTGAAATGGGTGATGTAGACCGTGATATGGCACCAGTTATGGTATTTTTGGCCTCCGATGCATCAGGTTATATCAATGGGCAAATCATTCCAGTTAATGGCGGACGTAACATGTTGCGTGGATAATCAACATCTCACCTGAATCGTCAGGTGAGCTTTTTTTTTTGATTGAAATGTATCCTGAATATCCGCAATTGTATAGTTTTCTAATATCTTGCCAAACTCTCCTTCTGCTACTGTTAATATTTTGGTCATCAATTGATCGGTCTTATTCAATGTCATTGCTTCGTCATTAAAGAAGCTGTTTTTTGTTAAAGCTAGATAGACATCGTATATGGTTGTTTCAGATGAGTCAGCATTGAGTTTATAACCTCCATAACGTCCTCCATATCCTATTACTAAATCTTGCTCCATTAATTTTGCCAATACTTATCGAATGAAGCTTGATTCAATTCCCAGTATCTCAGCTAAAGAATTACTTGACTGCAACTCCTCAGAGGACGCTAGCTCAAGAAGTTTGTAATATACTGATGCCTTTGTCTAATCCTAGGTTTTTGACACTTACTCAAGTATTAAAGGAAGGGCTCTTTCATACAAAAGATGATGCGTTTAGATACTTGAACACGCTTATGTTCTAGTACACTTTATATATATTGTTTTTTGTATGCAAATCATCCAGTATTTTGATTCTGAGATAGTCCAACTTAATGTCTTCAATAAGGGTTCCAAAAGACAGAATATAATTGCATAACCAACTCCCGTCAGGTATGTTCAAACGATTTAATGGGATTGTTTTATAAGTAATACCTATTATGATAGGTCTTAGATGCCCTTCTTATTATTTCTAGGGTTGTACTATTAGATGATTGTAGAGTCGTTACATCCATACAGCTAAAATTTACCATATGATACAAAAGGATATACTAAATGAATGGGTAAGTACGCCAACATGAGTGCATACTTACTTAAGGAAATCGGCTTTATTCTATGGAATGATTGTGTTCAATAATATCATTCATGGAGTGTTCGATTTCATTTATGTTGTCAATCATATGGGGGAGATTAGATGAAACATAGAATTGCCTTATTAGCAGATGTTCATGGAAATGCAAGTGCCTTAAAGGCAGTAGCTGAAGATGCCATCAAAGAGGGTGTTACGGATAGCTGGTTTTTAGGAGATTTAATTATGCCGGGTCCTGGAGCAAATGAACTATTTGAAACATTAAAATCTATGAATGTTTCTGTTTATGTAAAGGGAAATTGGGAAGATTGCTTCCTTGATGTATTAAATAAAGAGATTGATTTGGATAACCCGACGGATATTTATATTTCTAGGTTAGTGCAATATCAGTGTGAACATTTAGATACGAAGAATATAGATCGTATCAAAAATCTGCCATTACAAATAACAAAGAATATCAATGATGTATCGATTAGTCTTACTCACCATCTTCAAGAGAAAAATTATGGAGCGGATTTGCGTCCGACAAATAATCAGGAAGCCTTCGATCAGTTATTTGATCAAGATTACGATATTTCGATATATGGTCATACCCACCAACAATTGTATCGGTATAGCAGCGCGGGACAGCTGATTATTAATCCAGGGTCGGTTGGACAACCGCATTACAAATGGGAAAAGTTGAGGACGGATATTCGTGCACAATACGCTATTCTTGAAATTGATGAAGCTGGAATTGGGGATGTGAGATTCAGGAAAATTCCATATGATATCGATAATGAATTTAAGAATGCCCAGCACTTTCATCTTCCCTATAGTGAATTATACCAAGCAATGTACGAAACTGGTATAGCTTACACCCATAATCATGAGTTTCTACAAGAGATCAATGATAGATTTTCGTATAAAGAAGAAATGATGAATTATTTTGGAAAACACTTTTGGAAATAAAGCAAATATGGTTAATAGATGATATTGCTATTGTTACTGTTTGATAAGCTCCACTGCTTTGGAAGTAAAAGCATGATAGGTAAAATAAGTAATGAGGCAGTTCTTAGTGGCTTTATGACTAAGACAGCCTCTTTTTGTCCTTTTTATCATAAAAATGGCTTATTGCTTTATCTCATTAAAAGCTTGCCTGTTTGATTTATACACACTGCACTGAATGGACTTGTATGTAAAAACGTACAGTCTTTTTCTTTAATGGTTGATGTCATCTACAAAGAGTCCTGTCAGACATAGTCCTATCTCTTTTTTCTGATTCAATTATGGACATAGTCAGCTATGGCATGAATATTGCATCTTTATTTATATGCAGCCTATGCTGCATGAATCTTTCAAGGAGGTGTTATTTAGATGACAACATCCAGTTTATCTGTATCTCGGTCCATGCTGATCGGGGAGCATTTAAGAAGGTCTGCCCATCGGACACCGGATAAGGAGGCATACATATGTGGAGAGAAACGGCTGACCTATCGGCAAATGGAAAAGCGTGCTGTACATTTGGCCGGCTGGCTTCAGGGGAAGGGAATTGATTATGACGATAAGGCGGGGTTTATGCTGTTTAATGGTCTGCCATTTATCGAGATTTTTTATGGCGTCTCATTAGCAGGGGCTGTTGGTGTACCGATTAACTTTAGACTGAACAGTGATGAGCTTCATTATATTATCACAAATTCAGATTGCAAGATTTTATTTATTGAGCAAAAGCTTCTTCCTTTATTTGAGCCCATTAGGAATCAGTGCCCGCTTGTTCAAGAAATCGTGGTCATTGATGGAGATGAAGGACTGGAATTTGAGGATTATGAATCTCTCTATGATGAAGAAGCAAATTTTGTACCATATGAGTGTTTGAATGGGGATGATGGTGCCCTCATCATGTATACATCAGGTACGACAGGCTTGCCTAAGGGTGCCGTCCTTACCCATCATAATCTATCAATCAATGGTATGAATCAAGTCATGACGGCTGGGTTGAGTGCCGACTTCAAACAATTAATCGTTGCCCCATTATTTCACATCGCCGCCATTTCTACACTTTTATATCCCATCCAGGGAACGACTGTCATCCATCAGCAATTTAATCCTGAACAAGTAATGAAAACCATTGAAGAAGAACGGATTACTTTTCTATTCCTCGCACCGACCATGTGGCAAATGCTCGTTACTCATGAGCATATCGGCAACTATGATCTGACGTCGATGACAAGATGCTCTGCAGGAAGTGCTCCATGCTCGGTTGCCTTAAAAGAGAAGGTTGCCCGCTATTTTCCGAACGGAGAATTTCGTGATCCCTTTGGCCAAACAGAGATGAGTCCTGTTACAACCTGCCTTAATCCTGAGGACTCCATTCGCAAGAACATGTCTGTAGGAAAACCGGTCGTGAATGTAGAGGTCCGTGTAGTCGATGAGCAGATGAATGATGTTCCGCTCGGTGAAATAGGAGAAATTGTTTATCGGGGCCCTACGCTTATGAAGGAATATTATAAGAACCCTGAAGCAACCGAAGAGGCTTTCAGGGGAGGTTGGTTCCATAGCGGCGACCTCGTGCGGATGGACGATGAGGGATTCATCTATGTGGTTGATCGTAAGAAGGACATGATTATCAGCGGAGGAGAAAATATTTACCCTGCTGAAATTGAACAAGTATTGATGAAGCATTCTGCCATACAAGAATGTGCCGTCATCGGGATTCCAGATCATAAATGGGGAGAAAGCGTAAAAGCTGTGATTGTAAAGAAATCAGGAGCTGAACTCTCAGAAGGGGAGGTCGTCCACTTCTGCCAAAATCATTTAGCCTCCTATAAGAAGCCAAAAGTAGTTGAATTCATAGATGCCTTACCTAGGAATGCAGCTGGGAAAATACTGAAGAAAGCCTTGAGGCAGGCGGATGAAACCATGAAATCATGATTGATTACCGGACAATAAATAATCCGCTGTGTACGATTATCTTTCATGATTCGACTATAAACTTAGTAAGTCCGTTCATATAAGACTGGCATGGAACTTGCACTATTTACCTATGATGAGAGATTGACAATCCGGAATATTGTAAGCGCTTTAACGAAGGGAGGGGGACATCTAGCTCATCTCTTGCCGTATAAAAGATAATCCAGGAGGGGTATACATGCGTGAATATGTAACAGCGAAACAAGCAATTAATAAGGATTCTTTGCCGTACAAATTGTATCAAAAGGCGAAGAGACATGGAGTTTGGAACCCGCTTGATATTGATTTCTCTCAGGATAAAGAGGATTGGAAGAAATTAAACCCAAAGCAGCAGCAGGAGGTGCTTGATACAATTGCCCTCTTTATCGGAGGAGAGGAGGCAGTGACAGAAGACATTCTTCCGATGATTATGGCAGTCTCCAAAAAAGGCTGGTTTGAAGAAGAGTCCTATTTAACAACCTTTTTGTTTGAGGAAGCAAAGCATGCCGAATTTTTTAGTCTGTTTCTAGAGGCAATTGATGTGACGGATGATTTAAGTCCTCTTCTTCGGCCTGCATACCGTCAGTTGTTTGATGAGATTCTGCCGGAGGCAATGGGCAGATTGCTGGAAGACCAATCACCAGAGGCAATGGTGGATGCGGCTGTTACTTACAATATTTTTGCTGAGGGAGTGTTGGCAGAGACGGGGTACTGGTTCTTTTATGAAGGATTATCCAAGATTAATCTAATGCCTGGACTAATGGAAGGAATCCGGAATATAAAGCGGGATGAGGGCAGGCATATTGGGTTTGGAACATTCTTGATTCAGCGTCTTATTCACGATAAACCTGAACTGTTTGACCGTGTGCAGGAGCGGCTTCAGGAACTATTGCCGATCGCCGCTGCCCTGACAGCAAGAGATGACTCAGTCCTCTCTGTGAATGCAGAAGGAAAGAAAGTGACAAGTCTGGGGTTTGAACAAGGCAAATCCATGGAATATGCCTTGAAGCAATTGACAGCGCGTATTGAGGTTTTATCACGGGCGAAGGGGAAAACACTTGATGAAATCCATGAAACCGAAGTCATTTTCGAATAAGGAGGAGATAGGATGAGCACAGAGACAAAGATACAGGAATTTGCCCAATTCATTAATGGGAAATGGACACCAGGGAGCGGAGGAGCCACATTTGATGTAATTAATCCTGCGGATGGGGAGGTCGTGGCAAAGGCTTCGAAGGCAACACCTGAGGACGTAAATGCTGCTGTCCAGAATGCGAAGGAAACGTTTGAGTCTGGTGTTTGGTCGAAGAAATCTCAAAAGGAACGGACACAAATCATGCTCCGCTTCGCCGGGAAAATCAAGGAACATGCCCATGAGCTCATCTATTTGGAAGGCATCAGCACGGGAGCGACGGTTCGGAAAATTGGCGGAGCTGATATTATGCAGCTGATCCTCTGTTTGCAGCAGACGGCAAATATGTCCTTGAAATATGAAATGACAGAGTATTTGCCTGTCATGGAAACATTTGGGCCGAACCGTACGCAGCTCGTTCGTGAGCCGCTTGGGGTCGTGGCGGCAATTACGCCATTTAACTTTCCGTTAGTGCTGGCCATGTGGAAGATAGCCCCGGCAATTGCGATGGGAAATTCCATCATCGTGAAGCCGGCATCTGATACACCGCTCGGTACGTTGAAATTGGCGGAACTGGCGATTGAGGCCGGCTTGCCTAAAGGTGTATTCAATGTGGTAACAGGGCTAGGTTCCGAGGTCGGCGAAGCCCTGGTCAGACATCCTGATGTCCGAAAAGTCGCCTTTACGGGGTCGACCGAAATCGGGAAGAAAATCATGGAGCAGTCTGCCTCTTCTGTTAAGAAGGTGACATTGGAGCTGGGAGGAAAGGCAGCTGCGATTATCCTGCCGGATGCTGATTTCGAGGTGACGATTCCAGGTGTGCTCCTTGGGGTATTCTTCCATGCTGGCCAGGTATGTGAGGCTAGTACACGTGTTTTGGTCCATGAATCTGTCTATGAGCCGGTAATCGAGCAATTGGCCGCGATGACCCAGAAGATTAAGCTTGGTCATCCGCTTGACCCTGGCACAGGGATGGGGCCGGTGATTTCAGAAAAGCAGATGAATAAGATACTCGACTATATTGAATCAGGAAGGGAAGATGGAGCCCGTCTTGTCTGCGGAGGCAAGCGAGCAGAGGTTAAGGGGTTATCTGGGGGCTATTATATTGAACCGACCATCTTTGCGGATGTAACCAATGATATGAAGA includes:
- a CDS encoding aldehyde dehydrogenase family protein; amino-acid sequence: MSTETKIQEFAQFINGKWTPGSGGATFDVINPADGEVVAKASKATPEDVNAAVQNAKETFESGVWSKKSQKERTQIMLRFAGKIKEHAHELIYLEGISTGATVRKIGGADIMQLILCLQQTANMSLKYEMTEYLPVMETFGPNRTQLVREPLGVVAAITPFNFPLVLAMWKIAPAIAMGNSIIVKPASDTPLGTLKLAELAIEAGLPKGVFNVVTGLGSEVGEALVRHPDVRKVAFTGSTEIGKKIMEQSASSVKKVTLELGGKAAAIILPDADFEVTIPGVLLGVFFHAGQVCEASTRVLVHESVYEPVIEQLAAMTQKIKLGHPLDPGTGMGPVISEKQMNKILDYIESGREDGARLVCGGKRAEVKGLSGGYYIEPTIFADVTNDMKIAREEIFGPVLCVMKYKDVDEAVAIANDTNYGLSAGVWSRDVTTANEIASKLEAGTVWINEWHVFRNDAPFGGYKESGLGRELGIQAFNEYTELKSIITSLTTENKQRPALGLIF
- a CDS encoding TetR/AcrR family transcriptional regulator — protein: MDNHYMYQEIETQSAKEKLITGFRDLVLKKNFEKLTVAEICEQANVSRKTFYTYFKDKNDIMEQIIWHSLSQPFAELRKLYSLHDLAPTVIMEWLYQRIYEDREFYTKISRFSGQNSFEEFLLKHTTSMLGNALRDVDLEEVDKEYTVYFYAASHTTLLIKWIRDGMVVSPEKMASFYEKWTIPTWREICKHTLR
- a CDS encoding SDR family NAD(P)-dependent oxidoreductase, with product MQLEGKRIIVTGGASGIGAGTVRAYVREGAIVAALDINDEAGNKVVSEANAQGPGRAVYYHCNISKPEEVFAVFELAGKEMGGLDVLAHVAGIESLKKAEEYEPQDMDLVWGININGTIYANQAACKIMKEQDGEGAIINFASDVALAGQPNGALYAASKGAVLSWTRTIAYEWAIRYNIRCNCVNPTMKTPMYQEYLDNLEEGERAKFLAAERMKVPMRGEMGDVDRDMAPVMVFLASDASGYINGQIIPVNGGRNMLRG
- a CDS encoding glycoside hydrolase family 1 protein; its protein translation is MHKKKKPFPTDFLWGAASAAYQVEGAWNIDGKGVSNWDQFVRIPGKTFKGTTGDVAVDHYHRYKEDVRLMAEMGLKAYRFSVSWPRIFPDGRGEVNEQGIAFYDDLINELLHYQIEPILTLYHWDLPQALQDEYGGWESRRIIEDFTNYSVECFKRFGDRVKYWVSLNEQNIFTSHGYNEGSHPPGLKDTKLFYQVNHHANLANASAIKAFRQYVPDGQIGPSFAYSPAYPASSRPQDILAAENAEDLNSHWWMDIYTWGKYPQAAWNYLVEEGLAPEVEEGDFVLLREGKPDFMGLNYYQSTTFEVNTLEEGVGAGEMNTTGIKGTSTDSGIPGLFKTTKNPNLERTNWDWNIDPQGLRVALRRITNRYDLPILISENGLGEFDQVEENDTIHDDYRVEYLKAHIEAIQDAISDGVDMLGYCVWSFTDLLSWLNGFQKRYGFVYVNQHEEGTHDLRRIKKDSFYWYKKVIESNGI
- a CDS encoding R2-like ligand-binding oxidase, with protein sequence MREYVTAKQAINKDSLPYKLYQKAKRHGVWNPLDIDFSQDKEDWKKLNPKQQQEVLDTIALFIGGEEAVTEDILPMIMAVSKKGWFEEESYLTTFLFEEAKHAEFFSLFLEAIDVTDDLSPLLRPAYRQLFDEILPEAMGRLLEDQSPEAMVDAAVTYNIFAEGVLAETGYWFFYEGLSKINLMPGLMEGIRNIKRDEGRHIGFGTFLIQRLIHDKPELFDRVQERLQELLPIAAALTARDDSVLSVNAEGKKVTSLGFEQGKSMEYALKQLTARIEVLSRAKGKTLDEIHETEVIFE
- a CDS encoding acyl-CoA synthetase, with amino-acid sequence MTTSSLSVSRSMLIGEHLRRSAHRTPDKEAYICGEKRLTYRQMEKRAVHLAGWLQGKGIDYDDKAGFMLFNGLPFIEIFYGVSLAGAVGVPINFRLNSDELHYIITNSDCKILFIEQKLLPLFEPIRNQCPLVQEIVVIDGDEGLEFEDYESLYDEEANFVPYECLNGDDGALIMYTSGTTGLPKGAVLTHHNLSINGMNQVMTAGLSADFKQLIVAPLFHIAAISTLLYPIQGTTVIHQQFNPEQVMKTIEEERITFLFLAPTMWQMLVTHEHIGNYDLTSMTRCSAGSAPCSVALKEKVARYFPNGEFRDPFGQTEMSPVTTCLNPEDSIRKNMSVGKPVVNVEVRVVDEQMNDVPLGEIGEIVYRGPTLMKEYYKNPEATEEAFRGGWFHSGDLVRMDDEGFIYVVDRKKDMIISGGENIYPAEIEQVLMKHSAIQECAVIGIPDHKWGESVKAVIVKKSGAELSEGEVVHFCQNHLASYKKPKVVEFIDALPRNAAGKILKKALRQADETMKS
- a CDS encoding putative ABC transporter permease; this encodes MFSIIMAYFLLYSFLGWVCEVVYCSSQEKHFVNRGFLSGPVCPIYGCGAIAVLFFLEPFHTNVWLTFLFGAIAASLIEYITSYLLERIFKLRLWDYSTYAFNLNGRVCLKNSTLFGLLSVALIFIIHPAMQQAIRSLPEYTLQTVVWLLFTVLMVDFITTISSFVDLRKKVQEVYQLLEDIKGEFEKNKYLIDEEFNQRKEEFSIELAHRIKQMEARISLLLNTTNAQHKRILQAFPKLQSRSYKQLKFSKVKDELKKISLERLKK
- a CDS encoding MerR family transcriptional regulator; its protein translation is MKTYSIGEVAKELNLTVYTLRYYDKEGLMPSVKRSENGTRLFKSSDIEALRIIECLKNTVMPIKEIRTFIEWCSEGDTTLQQRYEMFIERKAAVEAQMLELQKTMEVIEHKCFYYKTALKAGTEDIHKKEKITIPTIN
- a CDS encoding ROK family protein, which produces MMNYYAVLDVGGSAIKYALMDETGGFIEKSSLPTPKVSLALFIDTIGGIVDKFKETYPLTGLAVSMPGAVNVESGIIEGITALPYIHGPNMKELLQSRTGLPVELENDANCAGLAEGWIGAAKDVNDFLCLVIGTGVGGAVVLNKEIRHGKNGFAGEFGYMIMEGYLGSNPVETYSSLAAVGGLIKQVAKRKDLEPEALTGKIIFEMAEKGDVDVQDEIDKFMRRLAVGIYNLQFILDPEKILIGGAISHREGFIEEINETLQQMKYESEGLTVKVERCQFGNDSNLIGALHHFLQRQKEFPLISEDVEQIL
- a CDS encoding Rrf2 family transcriptional regulator, with protein sequence MAKLMEQDLVIGYGGRYGGYKLNADSSETTIYDVYLALTKNSFFNDEAMTLNKTDQLMTKILTVAEGEFGKILENYTIADIQDTFQSKKKAHLTIQVRC
- a CDS encoding metallophosphoesterase family protein, with amino-acid sequence MKHRIALLADVHGNASALKAVAEDAIKEGVTDSWFLGDLIMPGPGANELFETLKSMNVSVYVKGNWEDCFLDVLNKEIDLDNPTDIYISRLVQYQCEHLDTKNIDRIKNLPLQITKNINDVSISLTHHLQEKNYGADLRPTNNQEAFDQLFDQDYDISIYGHTHQQLYRYSSAGQLIINPGSVGQPHYKWEKLRTDIRAQYAILEIDEAGIGDVRFRKIPYDIDNEFKNAQHFHLPYSELYQAMYETGIAYTHNHEFLQEINDRFSYKEEMMNYFGKHFWK